A stretch of the Streptomyces ortus genome encodes the following:
- a CDS encoding M55 family metallopeptidase, translating into MVKILISADMEGATGVTWPADVLPGTPQWERCRSMFTSDVNAAVLGFFDGGADEVLINEAHWTMRNLFLEQLDERAQMLTGRHKSLSMVEGVQHGDVDGIAFVGYHAGAGMEGVLAHTYLANSITGVWVNDERASEGLLNARVVAEYGVPVVLVTGDDVACEDALGYAPEALKVAVKDHVSRYAAVCRTPARTAADIRSAAEEATRLAVRHEPAQAGPFTVALEFDAEHLAMSATVVPGVEQTGERKVAYTSATMYEGIRTFKAVTTIVSAAVEENYG; encoded by the coding sequence ATGGTAAAGATCCTCATCAGTGCCGACATGGAGGGCGCCACCGGGGTGACCTGGCCGGCCGACGTGCTGCCGGGCACACCGCAGTGGGAGCGGTGCCGGTCGATGTTCACCTCGGACGTGAACGCCGCGGTCCTCGGCTTCTTCGACGGCGGCGCCGACGAGGTCCTCATCAACGAGGCCCACTGGACCATGCGCAACCTGTTCCTGGAGCAACTGGACGAACGAGCGCAGATGCTCACAGGGCGGCACAAATCGCTCTCCATGGTCGAGGGTGTGCAGCACGGCGACGTCGACGGCATCGCCTTCGTCGGCTACCACGCGGGAGCGGGCATGGAGGGCGTCCTCGCCCACACCTACCTCGCCAACTCGATCACCGGCGTGTGGGTGAATGACGAGCGGGCCAGCGAGGGCCTGCTCAACGCCCGCGTCGTCGCCGAGTACGGAGTCCCCGTCGTGCTCGTCACCGGCGACGACGTGGCCTGCGAGGACGCGCTCGGCTACGCGCCCGAGGCGCTGAAGGTCGCCGTCAAGGACCATGTCTCGCGGTACGCGGCCGTGTGCCGCACCCCGGCCCGTACGGCGGCGGACATCCGCTCGGCGGCCGAGGAGGCGACCCGGCTCGCGGTACGGCACGAACCCGCGCAGGCGGGTCCCTTCACCGTGGCGCTCGAGTTCGACGCCGAGCACCTGGCCATGTCGGCCACCGTCGTCCCGGGCGTCGAACAGACCGGGGAACGCAAGGTGGCGTACACCAGCGCCACGATGTACGAGGGCATCCGGACCTTCAAGGCGGTCACCACGATCGTCTCGGCCGCCGTGGAGGAGAACTATGGCTGA
- a CDS encoding VOC family protein has translation MDILGATLRICVDDLEAAVPFYERLAGGPAQRFERGGVSVAAVGCFLLMSGPETELEVLRKVSATIAVKDVDEAHRVLTESGAHVVAGPVATPAGRNLIAMHPDGYVYEYADRRTAP, from the coding sequence ATGGACATTCTGGGAGCCACGCTGCGCATCTGCGTCGATGACCTGGAGGCTGCGGTCCCCTTCTACGAGAGACTGGCCGGCGGACCGGCGCAACGCTTCGAGCGCGGCGGGGTCTCCGTCGCCGCCGTCGGCTGCTTCCTGTTGATGAGCGGCCCCGAGACGGAGTTGGAAGTGCTGCGCAAGGTCTCGGCGACCATCGCGGTCAAGGACGTCGACGAAGCCCACCGGGTGCTCACCGAGTCGGGCGCACACGTGGTCGCGGGCCCGGTGGCGACCCCGGCGGGCCGCAACCTCATCGCGATGCACCCGGACGGTTATGTGTACGAGTACGCGGACCGCCGCACGGCACCGTAG
- a CDS encoding DUF5107 domain-containing protein → MTTIRRDVLTLPVAGPGPANPLPPLRPLTGTHHVDERERASLPRDMARQIAYEPLRSLLPERVRDGYGRSRTPREVETIVLENERLRATVLPGFGGRVVSLFHKPSDRELLYRNPVLQCADFALNGAWFSGGIEWNIGATGHSTLACAPVHAARVAAPDGTPMLRLWEWERLRDLPFQVDLWLPEGSDFLHVGVRVRNPHERAAPLYWWSNTAVPEARRVLAPAEEAWHFGYERRLRRVPVPLHEGVDRTYPPRGEYPADYFYEVPDGRRRWIAAVDEAGRGLVQTSTDVLRGRKLFVWGSGTGGRRWQEWLTEPGTEGYCEIQAGLARTQLEHVRLDAESEVSWLEAYGPIDADAGPVHGDDWDAARSEVEAGLEQRLPRGEFETAYEHWLASADTEPTEVLATGSGWGALEVLRADLKLPGTPFDESTLGDAQRPWAELLRSGSFPEPRRVGPPGETLVGPHWRDMLETAPAEPLTEYHLGIAQWHAGDRAQAVRSWERGLELAPSLWPLLRCLAVADQEAGNRERAADRYADAFDDLCQERRDDGETWTAATAALGREAIGALLAAGRTAGARSVWERLLPVTRERGRFRLIEARLLLAEGDKEAARAVFDAGFEVADLREGAEAIGDLWSRICAEPLPERYDFRMRPPGTDG, encoded by the coding sequence GTGACGACCATCCGACGTGACGTACTGACGCTTCCGGTCGCCGGACCCGGCCCCGCCAACCCCCTGCCCCCACTGCGCCCGCTCACCGGTACGCACCACGTGGACGAGCGGGAACGCGCGAGCCTGCCCCGCGACATGGCCCGGCAGATCGCGTACGAGCCGCTGCGCAGTCTCCTGCCCGAGCGCGTCCGGGACGGGTACGGGAGAAGCCGTACGCCCCGCGAGGTCGAGACGATCGTCCTGGAGAACGAGCGGCTGCGCGCCACCGTGCTGCCCGGCTTCGGCGGCCGGGTCGTCTCCCTCTTCCACAAGCCGTCCGACCGCGAACTCCTGTACCGCAACCCGGTGTTGCAGTGCGCCGACTTCGCGCTCAACGGCGCCTGGTTCTCCGGTGGCATCGAGTGGAACATCGGCGCCACCGGCCACTCCACCCTCGCCTGCGCACCCGTGCACGCGGCCCGGGTCGCCGCGCCCGACGGCACACCGATGCTGCGCCTGTGGGAGTGGGAGCGGCTGCGCGACCTGCCCTTCCAGGTCGACCTGTGGCTGCCGGAGGGCTCTGACTTCTTGCACGTAGGTGTTCGCGTGCGCAATCCGCACGAGAGGGCCGCCCCGCTGTACTGGTGGTCCAACACCGCCGTCCCGGAGGCGCGAAGGGTGCTCGCGCCCGCGGAGGAGGCCTGGCACTTCGGGTACGAGCGACGGCTGCGTCGGGTGCCTGTCCCGTTGCACGAAGGTGTCGACCGGACGTATCCACCGCGCGGCGAGTACCCGGCCGACTACTTCTACGAGGTGCCCGACGGACGGCGGCGCTGGATCGCCGCCGTGGACGAGGCCGGGCGGGGGCTGGTGCAGACGTCCACCGACGTCCTGCGCGGACGCAAACTCTTCGTGTGGGGCAGCGGCACCGGCGGGCGCCGCTGGCAGGAATGGCTCACCGAACCGGGCACCGAGGGCTACTGCGAGATCCAGGCGGGCCTGGCCCGCACGCAGTTGGAGCACGTACGCCTGGACGCGGAGAGCGAGGTGAGCTGGCTGGAGGCGTACGGGCCGATCGACGCGGACGCCGGACCCGTGCACGGCGACGACTGGGACGCCGCCCGCTCCGAGGTCGAGGCAGGGCTCGAACAGCGCCTGCCACGCGGGGAGTTCGAGACGGCGTACGAGCACTGGCTGGCGTCCGCCGACACCGAACCCACCGAGGTGCTGGCCACCGGCTCCGGCTGGGGAGCGCTCGAAGTGCTGCGCGCCGACCTGAAGTTGCCCGGCACACCCTTCGACGAGTCCACGCTCGGGGACGCCCAGCGACCCTGGGCCGAGCTGCTCCGCTCCGGCTCCTTCCCCGAGCCCCGCAGGGTCGGGCCGCCCGGTGAGACGCTGGTCGGCCCCCACTGGCGCGACATGCTGGAGACGGCCCCCGCCGAACCGCTCACCGAGTACCACCTGGGGATCGCCCAGTGGCACGCGGGCGACCGGGCCCAGGCCGTGCGCAGCTGGGAGCGCGGACTCGAACTCGCGCCGTCCCTCTGGCCGTTGCTGCGCTGCCTCGCCGTCGCCGACCAGGAGGCGGGCAACCGGGAACGGGCCGCCGACCGGTACGCGGACGCCTTCGACGACCTGTGCCAGGAGCGGCGCGACGACGGCGAGACCTGGACGGCGGCCACCGCCGCGCTCGGGCGCGAGGCGATCGGCGCGCTGCTCGCGGCAGGGCGCACCGCGGGCGCGCGGTCCGTGTGGGAACGGCTGCTCCCGGTGACCCGCGAGCGCGGCCGGTTCCGGCTGATCGAGGCGCGGCTGCTGCTCGCCGAGGGCGACAAGGAGGCGGCGCGTGCCGTCTTCGACGCCGGTTTCGAGGTGGCCGACCTGCGCGAGGGGGCCGAGGCGATCGGGGACCTGTGGTCCCGGATCTGTGCCGAACCCCTGCCGGAGCGCTACGACTTCCGGATGCGCCCGCCCGGCACCGACGGCTGA
- a CDS encoding M20/M25/M40 family metallo-hydrolase → MSVIEQAAVDEQALDEVVRFTSDLIRIDTTNRGGGDCQERPAAEYAAALLAEAGLEPTLLERTKGRTNVVARLEGTDPSADALLVHGHLDVVPAQAEDWSVHPFSGEVRDGVVWGRGAVDMKNMDAMILAVVRQWARAGVRPRRDLVIAFTADEEASAEDGSGFLADQHAGLFAGCTEGISESGAFTFHDGGGRQLYPLAAGERGTGWLKLTAHGRAGHGSKVNRSNAVTRLAAAIARIGDHEWPVRLTPTVRAALTELAALYGIEPTLDDPAGVDRLMEKLGPAASLVEATVRNSANPTMLDAGYKVNVIPGEAVAHVDGRFLAGTEDEFRATLDRLTGPDVEWEFVHREVALQAPLDSTTYARMRAAVEEFAPEGNVVPYCMSGGTDAKQFSRLGITGYGFAPLKLPPGFDYQALFHGVDERVPVEALHFGVRVLDRFLRTA, encoded by the coding sequence ATGAGCGTGATAGAGCAGGCGGCCGTCGACGAGCAGGCCCTGGACGAGGTCGTCCGGTTCACCTCCGACCTCATCCGCATCGACACCACCAACCGCGGTGGCGGCGACTGCCAGGAGCGGCCGGCCGCCGAGTACGCCGCCGCCCTGCTCGCCGAGGCGGGCCTTGAGCCGACCCTCCTGGAGCGCACCAAGGGGCGTACGAACGTCGTCGCGCGCCTGGAGGGCACCGACCCGTCCGCCGACGCGCTGCTCGTCCACGGCCACCTGGACGTCGTACCCGCGCAGGCGGAGGACTGGAGCGTCCATCCGTTCTCCGGCGAGGTCCGCGACGGGGTCGTCTGGGGACGCGGCGCGGTCGACATGAAGAACATGGACGCGATGATCCTCGCGGTCGTCCGGCAGTGGGCGCGCGCAGGCGTACGCCCCCGCCGCGACCTGGTGATCGCGTTCACCGCGGACGAGGAGGCGAGCGCCGAGGACGGTTCGGGCTTCCTCGCCGACCAGCACGCCGGGCTCTTCGCGGGGTGCACCGAGGGCATCAGCGAGTCCGGGGCGTTCACCTTCCACGACGGCGGCGGACGCCAGCTGTACCCGCTCGCCGCGGGCGAGCGCGGCACCGGCTGGCTCAAGCTCACCGCACACGGCCGGGCGGGCCACGGCTCCAAGGTGAACCGGTCCAACGCGGTGACCCGGCTGGCCGCCGCGATCGCGCGGATCGGCGACCACGAGTGGCCCGTACGGCTCACCCCGACGGTCCGCGCGGCACTCACCGAACTCGCCGCGCTGTACGGCATCGAGCCCACGCTCGACGACCCGGCCGGGGTCGACCGGCTGATGGAGAAGCTCGGTCCCGCCGCCTCCCTCGTCGAGGCCACGGTCCGCAACAGCGCCAACCCGACCATGCTGGACGCCGGTTACAAGGTCAACGTGATCCCCGGAGAGGCCGTCGCACACGTCGACGGACGCTTCCTGGCGGGTACGGAGGACGAGTTCCGCGCCACCCTCGACCGGCTCACCGGGCCGGACGTGGAGTGGGAGTTCGTCCACCGCGAGGTCGCCCTGCAGGCGCCGCTGGACTCGACGACGTACGCCCGGATGCGCGCCGCCGTGGAGGAGTTCGCGCCCGAGGGGAACGTCGTGCCCTACTGCATGTCGGGGGGCACGGACGCCAAGCAGTTCTCGCGCCTCGGCATCACCGGCTACGGTTTCGCACCGCTGAAGCTCCCGCCGGGCTTCGACTACCAGGCCCTCTTCCACGGAGTCGACGAAAGGGTGCCCGTCGAGGCACTGCATTTCGGAGTCCGGGTACTCGACCGCTTCCTGCGCACGGCCTAG
- a CDS encoding S66 peptidase family protein: protein MKELVRPARLVAGARVAVVAPSGPVPEERLRAGLDILRGWDLDPVLAPHVLDRHTTFGYLAGTDADRAADFQAAWCDPSVAAVLCARGGYGVQRMAGLLDWDALRAAGPKVLVGFSDVTALHEAFATRLGLVTLHGPMAAGIDFVKNARAQDHLRATLFEPESVRTIRPAAAGRVLVPGRADGVLLGGCLSLLASELGTPRARPSAGGGLLCLEDVGEEVYRLDRYLTQLLRAGWFEGVAGVLLGSWDRCGPYERVRELLLDRLGGLGVPIAEEFGFGHAEGALTIPFGVRAELDAGVLTLDAPALV, encoded by the coding sequence TTGAAGGAGCTCGTCAGGCCCGCGCGGCTGGTCGCCGGCGCGCGGGTCGCCGTCGTCGCGCCGAGCGGGCCCGTGCCGGAGGAACGGCTGCGGGCGGGGCTCGACATCCTGCGGGGCTGGGACCTCGACCCGGTTCTGGCACCCCATGTCCTGGACCGGCACACGACGTTCGGCTATCTGGCGGGCACGGACGCCGACCGGGCGGCCGACTTCCAGGCCGCCTGGTGCGACCCGTCGGTGGCCGCGGTGCTCTGCGCCCGCGGCGGCTACGGCGTGCAGCGCATGGCCGGCCTGCTCGACTGGGACGCGCTGCGGGCCGCGGGGCCCAAGGTGCTGGTCGGCTTCAGTGACGTCACCGCTCTCCACGAGGCCTTCGCCACGCGGCTGGGGCTCGTGACCCTGCACGGTCCGATGGCCGCGGGCATCGACTTCGTCAAGAACGCCCGCGCCCAGGACCATCTCCGGGCGACCCTCTTCGAGCCGGAGTCCGTGCGGACGATCAGGCCGGCGGCGGCCGGGCGGGTCCTGGTGCCGGGGCGGGCCGACGGCGTCCTGCTCGGCGGCTGTCTGAGCCTGCTCGCCTCCGAGCTGGGGACACCGCGCGCCCGGCCCTCCGCGGGCGGCGGGCTGCTGTGTCTGGAGGACGTGGGCGAAGAGGTGTACCGCCTGGACCGGTACCTCACGCAGCTCCTGCGGGCCGGCTGGTTCGAGGGGGTCGCGGGGGTCCTGCTCGGGTCCTGGGACCGGTGCGGCCCCTACGAGCGGGTGCGGGAGCTGCTTCTGGACCGGCTCGGCGGGCTCGGGGTGCCGATCGCCGAGGAATTCGGGTTCGGACACGCGGAGGGAGCGCTGACGATTCCGTTCGGGGTGCGGGCGGAGCTGGACGCGGGGGTTCTCACGTTGGACGCGCCCGCCTTGGTGTGA
- a CDS encoding arginase family protein: protein MRNLVVLDAPSNLGLRPPAPGTVPGCYKLAGALREQRIVQRLNALEGGVVVPPRYDRGDWQEGDGVFNAAALAAYTRTLADRIERHVRAGELPVVLGGDCSIQLGASLALRRVGRYGLAAVDASHDFRHPGNSDRIGAAGGEEVALATGRGQDDLTDLEGLKPYLRDEDIRFFGIRDEFEDDRAELAALKIPTVTVGDIREWGADAVARATAEAFGVADLDGFWVHLDADVLDPSVMPAVDSPDSGGLLPGELTELLRPLVTSPHCAGFNVTIYDPDLDPDGTAGALLADIVVAAFARS, encoded by the coding sequence CTGCGGAATCTCGTCGTCCTGGACGCACCCTCCAACCTCGGCCTCCGGCCGCCCGCCCCCGGCACCGTGCCCGGCTGCTACAAGCTCGCCGGCGCCCTGCGCGAGCAGCGGATCGTACAGCGGCTGAACGCCCTGGAGGGCGGCGTGGTCGTACCGCCGCGCTACGACCGGGGCGACTGGCAGGAGGGCGACGGCGTCTTCAACGCCGCCGCGCTCGCCGCCTACACCCGTACGCTCGCCGACCGTATCGAGCGGCACGTACGGGCCGGCGAGCTGCCCGTCGTCCTCGGCGGCGACTGCTCGATCCAGCTCGGCGCCTCCCTCGCGCTGCGCCGCGTCGGCCGCTACGGCCTCGCGGCGGTGGACGCCTCGCACGACTTCCGCCACCCGGGCAACTCCGACCGGATCGGCGCGGCCGGTGGCGAGGAGGTCGCCCTCGCCACCGGCCGCGGGCAGGACGACCTCACCGACCTGGAGGGGCTGAAGCCCTATCTGCGCGACGAGGACATACGGTTCTTCGGGATCCGGGACGAGTTCGAGGACGACCGCGCCGAGCTGGCCGCGCTGAAGATCCCCACGGTGACCGTCGGCGACATCCGCGAGTGGGGCGCCGACGCCGTCGCGCGAGCCACCGCCGAAGCCTTCGGCGTAGCGGACCTGGACGGCTTCTGGGTGCATCTCGACGCCGATGTGCTCGACCCGTCCGTGATGCCCGCCGTCGACAGCCCCGACTCCGGTGGCCTGCTGCCCGGCGAACTGACCGAGCTGCTGCGGCCGTTGGTGACCTCCCCGCACTGCGCCGGCTTCAACGTCACCATCTACGACCCCGACCTGGACCCCGACGGAACCGCCGGCGCCCTCCTGGCCGACATCGTCGTCGCGGCCTTTGCGCGATCCTGA
- a CDS encoding phage holin family protein, translating to MDRIDHMEHLDKHLADELAQVARDAIREELREQTRKQRRTAAMYAASGALALYAGAALALTVGLALAIGLPDWAAALITAAVLGVLAYALRNAARPSASRPTPDGAAGTVPGTSAHGPAVPPMPPVAPGNAVPDTRGR from the coding sequence ATGGACCGCATCGATCACATGGAACATCTGGACAAGCACCTGGCCGACGAGTTGGCGCAGGTGGCCCGCGACGCCATCCGCGAGGAACTGCGGGAACAGACCCGCAAGCAGCGCCGGACGGCCGCGATGTACGCCGCCTCCGGTGCCCTGGCCCTGTACGCGGGCGCGGCCCTCGCGCTCACGGTCGGTCTCGCCCTCGCGATCGGCCTGCCCGACTGGGCCGCCGCGCTGATCACCGCCGCCGTGCTCGGCGTACTGGCGTACGCGCTGCGGAACGCGGCGCGTCCGTCGGCGTCCCGGCCCACACCGGACGGTGCCGCCGGCACGGTTCCGGGCACGTCGGCCCACGGCCCCGCCGTCCCCCCGATGCCGCCGGTCGCGCCCGGCAACGCGGTGCCGGACACCCGGGGCCGGTGA
- a CDS encoding prolyl oligopeptidase family serine peptidase produces MGDTVQTLAYGSWPSPIDAALAAAHDGHPDFVGFVGDEAWWTEPRPAEGGRRTLVRRLADGTEESVLPAPWNVRSRVMEYGGQPWTGTLREDGPLVVFVNFADQRLYAYEPADPGSGPRPLTPVSSVGGGLRWVDPRVRLEHGEVWCVLEEFTGDGPSDVRRLVAAVPLDGSAAEDRAAVRELTDDRHRFVTGPRISPDGRRAAWLAWDHPRMPWDGTELLVAEVTPDGTLGEPRTVAGGPDEAIAQADWGRDGSLLYSSDRTGWWNLYRASGDATDSDGTGGDAEPPFLLCTREQEFGGPLWTVGRRWFAPLDSGLIAVVHGRGAAVLGILDPESGEVVDAAGPWTEYEPTLAVDGSRVVTVAASPRSAYEVVELDARTGRARVVGARHDDPVDPAYYPEPQIRTFTGPAGREIHAHIYPPHHPGHVAPGDVLPPYVVWAHGGPTGRAPLVLDLQIAYFTSRGIGVAEVNYGGSTGYGREYRNRLREQWGVVDVEDCAAVALALAEEGTADRDRLAVRGGSAGGWTAAASLVGTDVYACGTILYPVLDLVGWGVGETHDFESQYLESLIGPRAEVPARYAERSPTEHADKVTAPFLLLQGLDDVICPPAQCERFLARLEERARSVPHAYLTFEGEGHGFRRTDTMVRALEAELSLYAQVFGLNPSGVPALELVK; encoded by the coding sequence ATGGGGGACACAGTGCAGACGCTGGCCTACGGTTCCTGGCCCTCGCCCATCGACGCGGCGCTCGCCGCCGCGCACGACGGGCACCCCGACTTCGTCGGCTTCGTCGGCGACGAGGCCTGGTGGACCGAACCCCGGCCCGCCGAGGGAGGTCGCCGCACCCTGGTGCGCCGCCTCGCCGACGGTACGGAGGAGTCGGTGCTGCCCGCCCCGTGGAACGTCCGCAGCCGCGTCATGGAGTACGGCGGACAGCCCTGGACCGGCACGCTCCGCGAGGACGGCCCGCTGGTCGTCTTCGTGAACTTCGCCGACCAGCGGCTCTACGCGTACGAGCCCGCCGACCCCGGGAGCGGCCCGCGCCCCCTCACCCCCGTGTCCTCCGTGGGCGGCGGACTGCGGTGGGTGGACCCGCGGGTGCGCCTCGAACACGGCGAGGTCTGGTGCGTACTGGAGGAGTTCACCGGCGACGGGCCCAGCGATGTGCGGCGGCTCGTCGCCGCGGTTCCGCTGGACGGCTCCGCCGCCGAGGACCGGGCCGCGGTGCGCGAACTCACCGACGACCGGCACCGGTTCGTCACCGGGCCGCGGATCTCGCCCGACGGGCGGCGCGCGGCCTGGCTGGCCTGGGACCACCCGCGGATGCCGTGGGACGGCACCGAGCTGCTGGTGGCCGAGGTGACCCCCGACGGCACGCTGGGGGAGCCCCGGACGGTCGCGGGCGGACCCGACGAGGCGATCGCCCAGGCCGACTGGGGCCGCGACGGCTCCCTGCTGTACTCCAGCGACCGCACCGGCTGGTGGAACCTCTACCGGGCGTCCGGCGACGCCACCGACAGCGACGGCACCGGCGGCGACGCCGAGCCGCCCTTCCTCCTGTGCACCCGCGAGCAGGAGTTCGGCGGGCCGCTGTGGACGGTCGGCCGCCGCTGGTTCGCCCCCCTGGACAGCGGCCTGATCGCCGTCGTGCACGGCCGGGGCGCCGCCGTGCTCGGCATCCTCGACCCGGAGAGCGGCGAGGTCGTCGACGCGGCCGGGCCCTGGACCGAGTACGAGCCGACTCTCGCCGTCGACGGCAGCCGCGTCGTCACCGTCGCCGCCAGCCCGCGCAGCGCGTACGAGGTCGTCGAACTGGACGCCCGTACCGGACGGGCCCGTGTCGTGGGAGCCCGGCACGACGACCCGGTGGACCCCGCCTACTACCCGGAACCGCAGATCCGTACGTTCACCGGGCCCGCCGGCCGGGAGATCCACGCGCACATCTATCCGCCCCACCACCCCGGCCATGTGGCCCCCGGCGACGTGCTCCCGCCCTATGTCGTCTGGGCGCACGGCGGGCCCACCGGCCGCGCCCCGCTCGTCCTCGACCTGCAGATCGCCTACTTCACCTCGCGCGGCATCGGGGTCGCCGAGGTCAACTACGGCGGCTCCACCGGGTACGGGCGCGAGTACCGCAACCGGCTGCGCGAGCAGTGGGGTGTGGTGGACGTCGAGGACTGCGCGGCCGTCGCCCTCGCCCTCGCCGAGGAGGGCACCGCCGACCGCGACCGGCTGGCCGTCCGGGGCGGCAGCGCGGGCGGCTGGACCGCCGCCGCCTCCCTGGTCGGCACCGACGTCTACGCGTGCGGGACGATCCTCTACCCCGTCCTCGACCTGGTCGGCTGGGGCGTGGGCGAGACGCACGACTTCGAGTCCCAGTACCTGGAGAGCCTGATCGGGCCGCGCGCCGAGGTGCCCGCACGGTACGCCGAGCGCTCGCCCACCGAGCACGCGGACAAGGTCACCGCGCCCTTCCTGCTCCTTCAGGGCCTCGACGACGTCATCTGCCCGCCCGCGCAGTGCGAGCGGTTCCTCGCCCGACTGGAGGAGCGGGCGCGGTCCGTGCCGCATGCCTACCTCACCTTCGAGGGCGAGGGCCACGGATTCCGGCGCACCGACACGATGGTGCGCGCCCTGGAGGCCGAGCTCTCCCTGTACGCCCAGGTGTTCGGCCTCAACCCGTCCGGAGTGCCCGCACTGGAGCTCGTCAAGTGA
- a CDS encoding GNAT family N-acetyltransferase codes for MFGRTMYLAEGPRVGIRLFSHEDGPEFTARVRESRDLHHPWLQPPATPAAYTSYAGRLIDDPTKAGFLVCEKDGGGIAGFININNIVEGAFLCGALGYGAFAHAAGRGLMSEGLDLVVRYAFGTLGLHRLEINVQPDNAASIALARRCGFRHEGFSPDFLFIDGAWRDHERWALTADMIRT; via the coding sequence ATGTTCGGGCGCACCATGTATCTCGCCGAAGGCCCCCGCGTGGGCATACGTCTCTTCAGCCACGAGGACGGGCCCGAGTTCACCGCCCGGGTGCGGGAGAGCAGGGACCTGCACCACCCCTGGCTCCAGCCGCCCGCCACCCCCGCCGCCTACACCTCGTACGCCGGGCGGCTCATCGACGATCCGACCAAGGCCGGGTTCCTCGTCTGTGAGAAGGACGGGGGAGGGATCGCCGGGTTCATCAACATCAACAACATCGTCGAGGGCGCCTTCCTGTGCGGGGCGCTCGGGTACGGGGCCTTCGCGCACGCGGCCGGACGCGGGCTGATGAGCGAGGGGCTCGACCTGGTCGTGCGGTACGCGTTCGGCACGCTCGGGCTGCACCGGCTGGAGATCAACGTTCAGCCGGACAACGCCGCCTCCATCGCGCTGGCCCGCCGCTGCGGGTTCCGTCACGAGGGCTTCTCGCCGGACTTCCTGTTCATCGACGGAGCCTGGCGCGACCATGAGCGGTGGGCCCTCACCGCCGATATGATTCGAACATGA
- a CDS encoding DUF1049 domain-containing protein encodes MSRKSSQRGGDGSGGAGAGRGSVLTPGRVAVVALAVLGLVFIFENTRATKIRLLIPEVTMPLWVALLATAVIGALCGAYSMRRRG; translated from the coding sequence ATGAGCCGGAAGAGTTCGCAGCGTGGTGGTGACGGTAGTGGTGGCGCGGGGGCCGGGCGGGGGAGTGTGCTGACGCCCGGGCGGGTGGCGGTTGTCGCGCTGGCCGTGCTCGGGCTGGTCTTCATCTTCGAGAACACCCGGGCGACGAAGATTCGGCTGCTGATTCCCGAGGTGACCATGCCGTTGTGGGTGGCGCTGCTCGCCACGGCGGTGATCGGTGCGTTGTGCGGGGCGTATTCCATGCGACGCCGGGGGTAG